A single genomic interval of Antechinus flavipes isolate AdamAnt ecotype Samford, QLD, Australia chromosome 1, AdamAnt_v2, whole genome shotgun sequence harbors:
- the TMEM215 gene encoding transmembrane protein 215, with amino-acid sequence MRPDDINPRTGLVVALVSVFLVFGFMFTVSGMKGETLGNIPLLAIGPAICLPGIAAIALARKTEGCTKWPENELLWCRKLPCFKKSKDKEVIELLRTPSDLESGKGSSDELVKKTYLRGTTSPKGEVPVASSITTTIATEEESKTLVQKEDQDEASRYLEGHCPSGTFSASGSTPKYSALEPKRSTWDRSDCPEPEDSIFFVPQDSIIVCSYKTSPYDRYCCYINSSQIHWEHETVV; translated from the coding sequence ATGAGACCAGATGACATCAACCCGAGGACTGGACTGGTGGTAGCCTTGGTCAGTGTCTTCCTTGTTTTTGGCTTCATGTTCACTGTTTCTGGGATGAAAGGGGAGACCCTAGGGAACATACCCCTCCTTGCCATAGGACCTGCGATTTGTTTGCCGGGGATAGCTGCTATTGCTCTGGCCCGGAAAACAGAGGGCTGCACAAAATGGCCTGAGAATGAACTCCTCTGGTGCCGAAAACTCCCctgctttaaaaaatcaaaggacaAGGAAGTTATTGAACTGTTGAGGACCCCAtctgacttggagtcaggaaagggGAGTTCTGACGAGTTGGTCAAAAAGACATACCTCAGAGGCACTACCTCCCCAAAGGGAGAGGTGCCTGTAGCCAGTTCTATCACTACTACCATTGCTACAGAAGAGGAATCCAAAACTCTGGTCCAAAAGGAGGATCAGGATGAGGCTTCCAGATACCTGGAAGGGCACTGTCCTTCAGGTACCTTCTCAGCATCAGGGAGCACCCCCAAATACAGTGCCTTGGAACCAAAGCGCTCCACTTGGGACAGATCTGACTGCCCAGAACCTGAAGACAGTATTTTCTTTGTACCACAAGACAGTATCATCGTTTGTTCCTACAAGACCAGTCCCTATGACAGATACTGTTGTTACATCAATTCAAGCCAAATCCATTGGGAACATGAGACAGTAGTTTAA